A region from the Aphis gossypii isolate Hap1 chromosome 1, ASM2018417v2, whole genome shotgun sequence genome encodes:
- the LOC114123946 gene encoding mediator of RNA polymerase II transcription subunit 22: MSTSMSVTKSYTNRLKSDVKCMLENFEGIVKLCKTDDDQTQISKATRSELIAFEMEVRAANIVRAGESLLKLVSDMKQYLILNDFPSVNEAIAQNSKLFRTKQVECDRKLTSLVDDMSTELYELEEEYYTSNYK, encoded by the exons atgtctaCTTCAATGTCTGTCACCAAGTCTTATACAAACCGCTTAAAAAGTGATGTGAAATGTATGCTGGAAAATTTTGAAG gtattgtAAAACTGTGCAAGACTGATGATGATCAAACACAAATTTCTAAAGCTACTAGAAGTGAATTGATAGCATTTGAAATGGAAGTCAGAGCAGCTAACATTGTTCGTGCAGGGGAATCACTTTTAAAACTAGTTTCAGATATGAAACAATATCTTATATTGAATGATTTTCCATCAGTCAATGAAGCCATTGCTCAAAATTCTAAACTTTTTCGCACTAAACAAGTAGAATGTGATCGCAAACTCACAAGTCTAGTTGATGATATGTCAACAGAATTATATGAACTCGAagaagaatattatacatcaaattataaataa
- the LOC114123945 gene encoding vesicle-trafficking protein SEC22b, with protein MVLLTMIARIPDGLPLAASMQDDEQVGRKLIEYQNQAKLLFKKLNFQSPKQCTIESVPYYFHYLIERDVCYLVLCEKNFSKRSAFSFLEDIAAEFNRLYGRQVSTVSRPYTLIEFDNYIQKAKKNYIDSRVRRNLNSLNNELQDVQRIMVQNIDDVLQRGTVLSELDTKAQNLSILSKKYKKEATNLNLKSMYIKLTVAAVFVILLFLYFYVL; from the exons ATGGTTTTGTTAACTATGATAGCGAGAATTCCTGATGGATTACCATTAGCTGCATCCATGCAAGATGACGAACAG GTTGGgagaaaattaattgaataccaAAATCAAGCAAAACttctgtttaaaaaattaaactttcagTCTCCAAAACAATGTACGATTGAATCTGTACCTTATTACTTTCA ctaTTTAATTGAAAGAGATGTTTGTTACTTGgtattatgtgaaaaaaacTTCTCAAAACGTTCTGCATTCAGTTTTCTGGAAGATATTGCAGCTGAATTTAATAGACTGTATGGACGACAAGTATCAACAGTTTCACGGCCTTACACACTTATTGAATTTG ataactaTATTCAAAAagcaaagaaaaattatatagattctaGAGTacgtagaaatttaaattcattaaacaatGAACTTCAAGATGTACAAAGAATAATGGttcaaaatattgatgatGTTTTACAAAGAGGAACTGTTTTAtcag AACTTGATACAAAAGCAcaaaatttatctatattatcaaaaaaatacaaaaaagaaGCAACCAATCTCAACCTTAaatcaatgtatataaaacttaCAGTTGCAgcagtttttgttattttattatttttatatttttacgttttataa
- the LOC114123939 gene encoding protein transport protein Sec16A isoform X1 has translation MSNNNFWGNLDSYSNLQQQPAESSQLNDEWSCSTDDWNYIDQSTTNKNTNQQKFNSTLNSDLTLNSYSVPDAHHVTNNSLVNSNRSTYNYKNGIENEHTSPIVNNIKWFDKPESQFEQITNVQHTYVNQYIDNKKSDNIIETEDNFWADVENREILPPESFQNESLQVAMNNLQISNEVIHSNVYDNNVTHKDTEITKTNSTETDDDRPPVGLHRLVTGQTKSFEDYSNPEPCGPQPFGVRTVLGQLSDDDIPVQRHVTGSQIGARPIDNNSNFQSIDNNSVTLKRLPSLEQFQNQFEGHSRQVLHRDVEDFVNQPNDSQKLDDSARNISDIDNYTSSRNESQLELKEPTTVIKKNRPKTLDREVFERTGPDGYMNETSPYLRSTTQNQLKPIVDSQQDNSLKLTASTQSENNEKFQDHDRNEKRVDKKHSPPPPGFRRMVEGNIGEDSVQKLNRMPKINQKNDERQRRHSIDSDSSVPLTNTVSEEGLKSIRRGPQQKKYNKNVEHYHNRDRRHYRHRRESEEDYFYEEEEDNASLSPEVDPEYRSHRSRNHPPKRYRQRMPNENYDHSDTEYQSEYDEYERRRRYRSPESDRYRRHPRSYRDRRYQDEMSGQYYRREDVGYRNRPSSRTDSDNHRRYSPVPFQDYSAHIEMLDPLERRSFLLKFRENNPKAYTEWYTNYKAKVEMQKLISRTKNGSECSTPVSTTSHDVGSLNHMARLEKENHRTTPPRYQKYHVNAKMHMGFGKLFVLDSSNASIDVFKAMPGLDDIDTAELFRFPTPFVLGKTHKNAVAQYLNKLADEASNNSERLLYELICMITKRNGIVDGTDISELLMENVAKFPVDCTLFDNMSLKDSKGISAKPLNNFRELLLQGNKSEALEFAVLNQDWGFAFILALYMDSKTLNYVRSKYFQTIPQNDTLQTFFQLSSGNIPSCTTCCTDNSWGDWREHLAMILSNQQVNINNARNATIQLGDTLNAKGDVFGAHFCYLAIQIPLESIGLSSKFTLLGTSTDQVFNTMVTNRAILLTSAYEFSMRLNLSHFHISSLLPYKYLLAIRLAEYGECENALHHLEAIATQLISSPELANFGFIANVVELGTDLHYMQASNNNLSGSIEALDWLEELKRILISTQNNYNHVEHISPIQQIDNYQSHQIEHSVVSNEQPTVPDKSIDYSTNYQAPLIQAPPIQAPPVQVPSIQAPPIQAPSFQVPPVQAPIQTIQQPHPSQVNPYWQPNVVSQSTELPPPPQNEYSQYFDPNSMTTTGEITSHNNPNEMTSEISTIAPDLTLMAEPEKTISTEPKFGFFDRQMAELEPKVSSTVEKKSQKKNYADDKRQQKEKNSWLGGLAKLWKPSNNTDTIGENFGAEEPVQQAAPPLDSELQFNPVANSSPANQNHNQFKIQRKRGVKDMYVNVMSNNKPSENILSPDPIFQTNQTPTTIYNPSQ, from the exons ATGtccaacaataatttttgggGTAATTTGGATTCATATTCAAATTTGCAACAGCAACCA gCTGAAAGTTCACAACTTAATGATGAATGGAGCTGCAGTACAGATGATTGGAATTATATTGATCAATCtacaactaataaaaacactaatcaacagaaatttaattcaacttTAAATTCAGATTTAACTTTGAATAGTTACTCTGTTCCTGACGCTCATCACGTAACAAATAATTCTCTAGTTAACTCAAATAGGTCaacctacaattataaaaacggAATTGAAAACGAACATACGTCtcctattgttaataatattaaatggtttGATAAACCTGAAAGTCAATTTGAACAAATTACTAATGTTCAACATACTTATGTTAATCAATATATTGATAACAAGAAAagtgacaatattattgaaactgaAGACAATTTCTGGGCGGATGTTGAAAATAGAGAAATTCTTCCACCAGAATCATTTCAGAATGAATCACTCCAAGTTgcaatgaataatttacaaataagtaATGAG gttATACACTCTAATGTATATGACAACAATGTGACGCATAAAGATACTGAAATTACAAAAACGAATTCTACAGAAACTGATGAtg atAGACCACCAGTTGGACTTCATCGATTAGTTACTGGGCAAACAAAATCATTTGAAGATTATTCCAATCCTGAACCGTGTGGTCCACAACCATTTGGTGTTCGAACAGTTCTTGGTCAATTAAGTGATGATGATATCCCTGTTCAAAGACATGTCACAGGTTCCCAAATTGGAGCTAGACCAATAGACAATAACTCCAATTTTCAAAGTATTGATAACAATTCAGTTACTTTAAAAAGACTTCCATCATtagaacaatttcaaaatcagTTTGAAGGTCATTCCCGACAAGTTTTACATAGGGACGTTGAAGATTTTGTTAACCAACCTAATGATAGCCAAAAACTGGATGATTCAGCTAGAAATATTTcagatatagataattatacatCATCAAGAAATGAATCACAATTAGAACTAAAAGAACCTActacagttataaaaaaaaatcgcccAAAAACACTTGATCGTGAAGTTTTTGAAAGAACTGGACCTGATGGTTATATGAATGAAACAAGTCCATACTTGAGATCAACCActcaaaatcaattaaaacctATAGTTGATTCCCAACaagataatagtttaaaattgacaGCTTCTACTCAATCAGAAAACAATGAAAAGTTTCAAGATCATGACAGAAATGAAAAACGAGTGGATAAAAAACATTCACCACCTCCACCAGGATTTCGTAGAATGGTTGAAGGTAATATTGGAGAAGATTCTGTTCAAAAATTGAACAGGATgccaaaaattaatcaaaaaaatgatgaacGACAGAGGCGACATTCAATTGATTCAGATTCATCAGTTCCATTAACTAATACTGTATCCGAAGAAGGTCTTAAAAGTATCCGAAGAGGAcctcaacaaaaaaaatataataaaaatgtggaGCATTATCACAATCGAGATCGGAGACATTATCGTCATCGTAGAGA aagtgaagaagattatttttatgaagagGAAGAAGATAATGCTTCATTAAGTCCTGAAGTAGATCCTGAATATCGATCGCACCGCTCTCGAAATCATCCACCCAAGCGATATAGACAAAGAATGCCTAAtgaaaa CTACGACCACTCGGATACAGAATACCAAAGTGAATATGATGAATATGAAAGGAGAAGGCGATATAG aagtcCAGAATCTGATCGGTATAGAAGACATCCCAGAAGTTATCGTGATAGAAGATACCAAGATGAAATGag tgGTCAATATTATAGAAGAGAAGACGTTGGTTATCGTAATAGACCTTCAAGTAGAACAGATTCAGATAACCATAGAAGATATTCACCTGTACCATTTCAAGATTATTCAGCTCATATTGAAATGCTTGATCCATTAGAAA ggagaagttttcttttaaaattcagaGAAAATAACCCTAAAGCATATACTGAatggtatacaaattataaagccAAAGTCGAaatgcaaaaattaatatcaagaaCTAAAAATGGTTCTGAATGCAGTACACCAGTATCAACTACTTCACATGACGT AGGATCTTTAAACCATATGGCTAGActtgaaaaagaaaatcatCGAACTACTCCTCCAAGATATCAAAAGTATCATGTaaatg caaAAATGCATATGGGCTTTGgaaaattgtttgtgttaGACTCCTCAAATGCTTCTATAGATGTTTTTAAAGCAATGCCAGGGTTGGATGATATTGATACGGCAGAACTCTTCAGATTTCCCACCCCTTTTGTatt AGGCAAGACACATAAAAATGCTGTTGctcaatatttgaataaattagcAGATGAGGCATCAAATAATTCTGAGAGGTTGTTGTACgaattaatatgtatgataacTAAGCGTAATGGA atTGTTGATGGAACTGATATATCAGAACTTTTAATGGAAAATGTGGCTAAATTCCCAGTGGACTGtacattatttgataatatgagCTTAAAAGATTCTAAGGGAATATCAGCCaaaccattaaataatttcagagAATTGCTTTTACAAGGCAATAAGTCTGAAGCTTTAG aatTTGCTGTATTAAATCAAGACTGGGGATTTGCATTTATATTAGCATTATATATGGATTCTAagacattaaattatgttagatctaaatattttcaaacaattccACAAAATGACACTCTACAAACATTCTTCCAACTTAGTAGTGGCAATATTCCATCATGCACAact TGTTGTACGGACAATAGCTGGGGAGATTGGAGAGAACATTTAGCGATGATTTTGAGTAATCAGCaagtcaatataaataatgctcGTAATGCTACTATTCAACTTGGGGACACTTTAA atgctAAAGGTGATGTGTTCGGTgctcatttttgttatttggcTATACAGATACCATTAGAATCGATTGGATTATCTTCTAAATTTACCCTTTTGGGTACATCTACTGATCAAGTATTTAATACTATGGTTACAAATCGTGccatattattaactagtgCTTACGAGTTTTCTATGCGATTAAATCTAAGCCATTTCCATATTTCTAGTcttttg ccttataaatatttgctgGCCATTCGTTTGGCTGAGTATGGAGAATGTGAAAATGCTTTACATCATTTGGAAGCTATCGCAACACAGTTGATCTCATCACCTGAACTGGCAAATTTTGGATTTATTGCCAATGTTGTGGAATTAGGTACAGATTTGCATTACATGCAAGcatcaaataataacttatctgGAAGTATTGAGGCGCTGGATTGGTTAGAAgaattaaaacgtattttaataagtactcaaaat aattataaccATGTAGAACACATATCACCAATACaacaaatagataattatCAATCACATCAAATTGAACATTCTGTTGTATCTAATGAACAGCCAACT gtTCCAGATAAAAGTATAGATTATTCTACTAATTATCAAGCACCTCTTATTCAAGCACCGCCTATTCAAGCTCCACCTGTTCAAGTACCGTCTATTCAAGCACCGCCTATTCAAGCCCCATCTTTTCAAGTGCCACCTGTTCAAGCACCTATACAAACTATTCAACAGCCACATCCTTCTCAAGTGAACCCTTATTGGCAACCAAATGTCGTTTCACAATCAACTGAACTTCCACCGCCACCTCaaaatg aatattcacaatattttgatCCTAATTCTATGACTACTACAGGAGAAATAACTAGTCATAATAATCCAAATGAAATGACTTCAGAAATATCAACCATTGCTCCAGATCTTACTTTAATGGCTGAACcagaaaaaacaatttcgaCAGAACcaaaatttggattttttgaTCGTCAAATGGCTGAACTGGAACCTAaa GTATCTAGtacagttgaaaaaaaatcgcagaaaaaaaattatgcagaTGATAAGCGCCAGCAAAAAGAAAAGAATTCTTGGCTTGGAGGGTTGGCTAAACTTTGGAAGCCTTCTAATAATACAGAC ACTATTGGGGAAAATTTTGGTGCCGAAGAACCAGTCCAACAAGCTGCACCTCCTTTGGATTCAGAATTACAATTCAATCCAGTGGCTAATAGTTCACCAGCCAATCAAAATCACaaccaatttaaaattcaaagaaaGCGag GTGTAAAGgatatgtatgtaaatgtaatgAGCAACAATAAGCcatcagaaaatatattatctccaGATCCAATATTCCAGACAAATCAAACACCTACTACTATTTATAATCCatctcaataa
- the LOC114123939 gene encoding protein transport protein Sec16A isoform X2, with protein MSNNNFWGNLDSYSNLQQQPAESSQLNDEWSCSTDDWNYIDQSTTNKNTNQQKFNSTLNSDLTLNSYSVPDAHHVTNNSLVNSNRSTYNYKNGIENEHTSPIVNNIKWFDKPESQFEQITNVQHTYVNQYIDNKKSDNIIETEDNFWADVENREILPPESFQNESLQVAMNNLQISNEVIHSNVYDNNVTHKDTEITKTNSTETDDDRPPVGLHRLVTGQTKSFEDYSNPEPCGPQPFGVRTVLGQLSDDDIPVQRHVTGSQIGARPIDNNSNFQSIDNNSVTLKRLPSLEQFQNQFEGHSRQVLHRDVEDFVNQPNDSQKLDDSARNISDIDNYTSSRNESQLELKEPTTVIKKNRPKTLDREVFERTGPDGYMNETSPYLRSTTQNQLKPIVDSQQDNSLKLTASTQSENNEKFQDHDRNEKRVDKKHSPPPPGFRRMVEGNIGEDSVQKLNRMPKINQKNDERQRRHSIDSDSSVPLTNTVSEEGLKSIRRGPQQKKYNKNVEHYHNRDRRHYRHRRESEEDYFYEEEEDNASLSPEVDPEYRSHRSRNHPPKRYRQRMPNEKSPESDRYRRHPRSYRDRRYQDEMSGQYYRREDVGYRNRPSSRTDSDNHRRYSPVPFQDYSAHIEMLDPLERRSFLLKFRENNPKAYTEWYTNYKAKVEMQKLISRTKNGSECSTPVSTTSHDVGSLNHMARLEKENHRTTPPRYQKYHVNAKMHMGFGKLFVLDSSNASIDVFKAMPGLDDIDTAELFRFPTPFVLGKTHKNAVAQYLNKLADEASNNSERLLYELICMITKRNGIVDGTDISELLMENVAKFPVDCTLFDNMSLKDSKGISAKPLNNFRELLLQGNKSEALEFAVLNQDWGFAFILALYMDSKTLNYVRSKYFQTIPQNDTLQTFFQLSSGNIPSCTTCCTDNSWGDWREHLAMILSNQQVNINNARNATIQLGDTLNAKGDVFGAHFCYLAIQIPLESIGLSSKFTLLGTSTDQVFNTMVTNRAILLTSAYEFSMRLNLSHFHISSLLPYKYLLAIRLAEYGECENALHHLEAIATQLISSPELANFGFIANVVELGTDLHYMQASNNNLSGSIEALDWLEELKRILISTQNNYNHVEHISPIQQIDNYQSHQIEHSVVSNEQPTVPDKSIDYSTNYQAPLIQAPPIQAPPVQVPSIQAPPIQAPSFQVPPVQAPIQTIQQPHPSQVNPYWQPNVVSQSTELPPPPQNEYSQYFDPNSMTTTGEITSHNNPNEMTSEISTIAPDLTLMAEPEKTISTEPKFGFFDRQMAELEPKVSSTVEKKSQKKNYADDKRQQKEKNSWLGGLAKLWKPSNNTDTIGENFGAEEPVQQAAPPLDSELQFNPVANSSPANQNHNQFKIQRKRGVKDMYVNVMSNNKPSENILSPDPIFQTNQTPTTIYNPSQ; from the exons ATGtccaacaataatttttgggGTAATTTGGATTCATATTCAAATTTGCAACAGCAACCA gCTGAAAGTTCACAACTTAATGATGAATGGAGCTGCAGTACAGATGATTGGAATTATATTGATCAATCtacaactaataaaaacactaatcaacagaaatttaattcaacttTAAATTCAGATTTAACTTTGAATAGTTACTCTGTTCCTGACGCTCATCACGTAACAAATAATTCTCTAGTTAACTCAAATAGGTCaacctacaattataaaaacggAATTGAAAACGAACATACGTCtcctattgttaataatattaaatggtttGATAAACCTGAAAGTCAATTTGAACAAATTACTAATGTTCAACATACTTATGTTAATCAATATATTGATAACAAGAAAagtgacaatattattgaaactgaAGACAATTTCTGGGCGGATGTTGAAAATAGAGAAATTCTTCCACCAGAATCATTTCAGAATGAATCACTCCAAGTTgcaatgaataatttacaaataagtaATGAG gttATACACTCTAATGTATATGACAACAATGTGACGCATAAAGATACTGAAATTACAAAAACGAATTCTACAGAAACTGATGAtg atAGACCACCAGTTGGACTTCATCGATTAGTTACTGGGCAAACAAAATCATTTGAAGATTATTCCAATCCTGAACCGTGTGGTCCACAACCATTTGGTGTTCGAACAGTTCTTGGTCAATTAAGTGATGATGATATCCCTGTTCAAAGACATGTCACAGGTTCCCAAATTGGAGCTAGACCAATAGACAATAACTCCAATTTTCAAAGTATTGATAACAATTCAGTTACTTTAAAAAGACTTCCATCATtagaacaatttcaaaatcagTTTGAAGGTCATTCCCGACAAGTTTTACATAGGGACGTTGAAGATTTTGTTAACCAACCTAATGATAGCCAAAAACTGGATGATTCAGCTAGAAATATTTcagatatagataattatacatCATCAAGAAATGAATCACAATTAGAACTAAAAGAACCTActacagttataaaaaaaaatcgcccAAAAACACTTGATCGTGAAGTTTTTGAAAGAACTGGACCTGATGGTTATATGAATGAAACAAGTCCATACTTGAGATCAACCActcaaaatcaattaaaacctATAGTTGATTCCCAACaagataatagtttaaaattgacaGCTTCTACTCAATCAGAAAACAATGAAAAGTTTCAAGATCATGACAGAAATGAAAAACGAGTGGATAAAAAACATTCACCACCTCCACCAGGATTTCGTAGAATGGTTGAAGGTAATATTGGAGAAGATTCTGTTCAAAAATTGAACAGGATgccaaaaattaatcaaaaaaatgatgaacGACAGAGGCGACATTCAATTGATTCAGATTCATCAGTTCCATTAACTAATACTGTATCCGAAGAAGGTCTTAAAAGTATCCGAAGAGGAcctcaacaaaaaaaatataataaaaatgtggaGCATTATCACAATCGAGATCGGAGACATTATCGTCATCGTAGAGA aagtgaagaagattatttttatgaagagGAAGAAGATAATGCTTCATTAAGTCCTGAAGTAGATCCTGAATATCGATCGCACCGCTCTCGAAATCATCCACCCAAGCGATATAGACAAAGAATGCCTAAtgaaaa aagtcCAGAATCTGATCGGTATAGAAGACATCCCAGAAGTTATCGTGATAGAAGATACCAAGATGAAATGag tgGTCAATATTATAGAAGAGAAGACGTTGGTTATCGTAATAGACCTTCAAGTAGAACAGATTCAGATAACCATAGAAGATATTCACCTGTACCATTTCAAGATTATTCAGCTCATATTGAAATGCTTGATCCATTAGAAA ggagaagttttcttttaaaattcagaGAAAATAACCCTAAAGCATATACTGAatggtatacaaattataaagccAAAGTCGAaatgcaaaaattaatatcaagaaCTAAAAATGGTTCTGAATGCAGTACACCAGTATCAACTACTTCACATGACGT AGGATCTTTAAACCATATGGCTAGActtgaaaaagaaaatcatCGAACTACTCCTCCAAGATATCAAAAGTATCATGTaaatg caaAAATGCATATGGGCTTTGgaaaattgtttgtgttaGACTCCTCAAATGCTTCTATAGATGTTTTTAAAGCAATGCCAGGGTTGGATGATATTGATACGGCAGAACTCTTCAGATTTCCCACCCCTTTTGTatt AGGCAAGACACATAAAAATGCTGTTGctcaatatttgaataaattagcAGATGAGGCATCAAATAATTCTGAGAGGTTGTTGTACgaattaatatgtatgataacTAAGCGTAATGGA atTGTTGATGGAACTGATATATCAGAACTTTTAATGGAAAATGTGGCTAAATTCCCAGTGGACTGtacattatttgataatatgagCTTAAAAGATTCTAAGGGAATATCAGCCaaaccattaaataatttcagagAATTGCTTTTACAAGGCAATAAGTCTGAAGCTTTAG aatTTGCTGTATTAAATCAAGACTGGGGATTTGCATTTATATTAGCATTATATATGGATTCTAagacattaaattatgttagatctaaatattttcaaacaattccACAAAATGACACTCTACAAACATTCTTCCAACTTAGTAGTGGCAATATTCCATCATGCACAact TGTTGTACGGACAATAGCTGGGGAGATTGGAGAGAACATTTAGCGATGATTTTGAGTAATCAGCaagtcaatataaataatgctcGTAATGCTACTATTCAACTTGGGGACACTTTAA atgctAAAGGTGATGTGTTCGGTgctcatttttgttatttggcTATACAGATACCATTAGAATCGATTGGATTATCTTCTAAATTTACCCTTTTGGGTACATCTACTGATCAAGTATTTAATACTATGGTTACAAATCGTGccatattattaactagtgCTTACGAGTTTTCTATGCGATTAAATCTAAGCCATTTCCATATTTCTAGTcttttg ccttataaatatttgctgGCCATTCGTTTGGCTGAGTATGGAGAATGTGAAAATGCTTTACATCATTTGGAAGCTATCGCAACACAGTTGATCTCATCACCTGAACTGGCAAATTTTGGATTTATTGCCAATGTTGTGGAATTAGGTACAGATTTGCATTACATGCAAGcatcaaataataacttatctgGAAGTATTGAGGCGCTGGATTGGTTAGAAgaattaaaacgtattttaataagtactcaaaat aattataaccATGTAGAACACATATCACCAATACaacaaatagataattatCAATCACATCAAATTGAACATTCTGTTGTATCTAATGAACAGCCAACT gtTCCAGATAAAAGTATAGATTATTCTACTAATTATCAAGCACCTCTTATTCAAGCACCGCCTATTCAAGCTCCACCTGTTCAAGTACCGTCTATTCAAGCACCGCCTATTCAAGCCCCATCTTTTCAAGTGCCACCTGTTCAAGCACCTATACAAACTATTCAACAGCCACATCCTTCTCAAGTGAACCCTTATTGGCAACCAAATGTCGTTTCACAATCAACTGAACTTCCACCGCCACCTCaaaatg aatattcacaatattttgatCCTAATTCTATGACTACTACAGGAGAAATAACTAGTCATAATAATCCAAATGAAATGACTTCAGAAATATCAACCATTGCTCCAGATCTTACTTTAATGGCTGAACcagaaaaaacaatttcgaCAGAACcaaaatttggattttttgaTCGTCAAATGGCTGAACTGGAACCTAaa GTATCTAGtacagttgaaaaaaaatcgcagaaaaaaaattatgcagaTGATAAGCGCCAGCAAAAAGAAAAGAATTCTTGGCTTGGAGGGTTGGCTAAACTTTGGAAGCCTTCTAATAATACAGAC ACTATTGGGGAAAATTTTGGTGCCGAAGAACCAGTCCAACAAGCTGCACCTCCTTTGGATTCAGAATTACAATTCAATCCAGTGGCTAATAGTTCACCAGCCAATCAAAATCACaaccaatttaaaattcaaagaaaGCGag GTGTAAAGgatatgtatgtaaatgtaatgAGCAACAATAAGCcatcagaaaatatattatctccaGATCCAATATTCCAGACAAATCAAACACCTACTACTATTTATAATCCatctcaataa